The proteins below are encoded in one region of Candidatus Profftella armatura (Diaphorina cf. continua):
- a CDS encoding type B 50S ribosomal protein L31: MKKNIHPKYIETLFHDVSNDFKFIIRSTIKTSNTIKFQGKIYPLVKIEISSESHPFYTGKHKIIDTTGRVEKFRRKYGAIGSKTTK; encoded by the coding sequence ATGAAAAAAAATATTCATCCAAAATATATAGAAACACTTTTTCATGATGTTTCAAATGATTTTAAATTTATTATTCGCTCTACTATTAAGACATCTAATACTATTAAATTTCAAGGAAAAATATATCCTCTTGTAAAAATTGAAATCTCATCAGAATCACATCCATTTTACACAGGAAAACATAAAATTATTGATACAACAGGACGTGTAGAAAAATTTAGAAGAAAATATGGAGCTATAGGATCAAAAACTACAAAATAA
- the trxA gene encoding thioredoxin translates to MIKYIQDINDASFYEYVLKSNLPVLVDFWAEWCSPCKTVSIILEEISKEYINKIKIIKINVDLNKIIPEKFNIRGIPTLILFKNGKNIAQKVGSLTKNQLISFIDSNI, encoded by the coding sequence ATGATTAAATATATCCAAGATATTAATGATGCGTCTTTCTATGAATATGTATTAAAATCAAATTTACCTGTATTAGTAGATTTCTGGGCAGAATGGTGCAGTCCTTGTAAAACAGTTTCAATAATTCTTGAGGAAATTAGTAAAGAATACATAAATAAAATAAAAATTATTAAAATAAATGTTGATTTAAATAAAATTATTCCAGAAAAATTTAATATTCGAGGAATTCCAACATTAATTTTATTTAAAAATGGAAAAAATATTGCGCAAAAAGTAGGATCTTTAACAAAAAATCAATTAATTTCTTTTATTGATAGTAATATTTAA
- the rpoH gene encoding RNA polymerase sigma factor RpoH: MKYTTNNSLIINNSYLACKFFGTLGNIDKYIKTVNNLPILSYDEEISLAYDLQKKNNLNAAQKIILSHLRLVVSISKKYLGYSFLHSDLIQEGNIGLMKAVKRFNPDQGVRLASYAIHWIRAEIHEYILKNCRLVKIATTKSQRKLFFNLRNHKENLNSMTSKQIDLLAETLDVKRKDVIEMETRLSGKDITMDYLSNNNDKLSLIFYLSLETTEPIKIIESLQYNKKLKSALNKLDIRSRRIVKARWLVNENNSTLHELAKEFSVSAERIRQIETVAFKKMKNLLKNSIL, from the coding sequence ATGAAATACACAACTAATAATTCTCTTATTATTAATAATAGTTATTTAGCTTGTAAATTTTTTGGTACTTTAGGTAATATTGACAAATATATTAAAACAGTAAATAATTTACCAATATTATCTTATGATGAAGAAATATCTTTAGCTTACGATTTACAAAAAAAAAATAATTTAAATGCTGCACAAAAAATAATATTATCTCACTTAAGATTAGTAGTTTCAATTTCAAAAAAATATTTAGGTTATAGTTTTTTGCATTCTGATTTGATTCAAGAGGGAAATATTGGTTTAATGAAAGCGGTTAAGCGCTTTAACCCTGATCAAGGTGTTCGATTGGCATCTTATGCTATACATTGGATTAGAGCTGAAATACATGAATATATTTTAAAAAATTGTCGTTTAGTTAAAATAGCAACCACTAAATCACAACGTAAACTGTTTTTTAATTTACGCAATCATAAAGAAAATTTAAATTCAATGACTTCAAAACAAATAGATTTACTAGCCGAAACATTGGACGTAAAACGAAAAGATGTAATTGAAATGGAAACAAGATTATCTGGAAAAGATATAACAATGGATTATTTATCTAATAATAATGATAAACTTTCTTTAATTTTTTATTTATCTTTAGAAACTACTGAACCAATAAAAATAATAGAATCATTACAATACAATAAAAAATTAAAAAGTGCATTAAATAAATTAGATATACGTTCACGTCGTATTGTAAAAGCTCGTTGGTTAGTTAATGAAAATAATTCTACATTACATGAATTAGCTAAAGAATTTAGTGTATCCGCAGAACGTATTCGTCAAATTGAAACAGTTGCTTTTAAAAAAATGAAAAATTTATTAAAAAATAGTATTTTATAA
- a CDS encoding phospholipase D family protein, with protein sequence MFISNKKFKNLTFPNKIIKKITIILLIFFLTLPIFSNSNIFNHNDNIEVGFSPGNAKTIILNAIKEAKKSIEIAAYSFTNKDISTILVKSYKKGINIRIIADKKANSGKYTAVTYLANNNIPIRLNNNYAIMHNKFIIIDHKSVETGSLNYTQNAMNRNAENVIYFRNKPNVSEKFLLEFNRLWSESKNLNPKY encoded by the coding sequence ATGTTTATTTCAAATAAAAAATTTAAAAATTTAACATTTCCAAATAAAATAATTAAAAAAATAACAATTATTCTTTTAATTTTTTTTTTAACATTACCTATTTTTAGTAATTCTAATATTTTTAATCATAATGATAATATAGAAGTTGGATTTTCACCAGGAAATGCAAAAACAATCATTTTAAATGCAATTAAAGAAGCAAAAAAATCAATTGAAATTGCAGCATATTCTTTTACAAACAAAGATATCTCAACAATTCTTGTTAAGTCTTATAAAAAAGGAATTAACATACGAATAATTGCTGATAAAAAAGCTAATAGCGGAAAATATACTGCCGTAACTTATTTAGCAAATAATAATATACCAATAAGATTAAATAATAATTATGCAATTATGCATAATAAATTTATAATTATTGATCATAAATCAGTTGAAACTGGATCCTTAAATTATACACAAAATGCAATGAATCGTAATGCGGAGAATGTAATTTATTTCCGTAATAAACCAAATGTTTCTGAAAAATTTTTACTAGAATTTAATAGATTATGGAGTGAATCTAAAAATTTAAACCCTAAATATTAA